In the genome of Drosophila subpulchrella strain 33 F10 #4 breed RU33 chromosome 2L, RU_Dsub_v1.1 Primary Assembly, whole genome shotgun sequence, one region contains:
- the LOC119547367 gene encoding uncharacterized protein LOC119547367, translated as MANNLITEKDQELQHKSEMDSPDMSPKADFSTGSVINEIISKSLKSEEVPLAKQPSSRISFRALARLVMMLNSNLKKGNKAGDVDYWRDLAETLGESNIRYKQVIDMQRKRIDTLEQDLRNLVNLARETQQLLAEIGAEKRASQELGHGEHAD; from the coding sequence ATGGCCAACAATTTGATCACCGAGAAGGACCAGGAGTTGCAGCATAAATCTGAAATGGATTCCCCGGATATGTCTCCCAAAGCGGATTTCTCCACCGGTTCGGTCATCAATGAGATCATCTCGAAGTCCCTGAAGTCTGAGGAAGTTCCTTTGGCCAAGCAGCCTTCATCTCGCATCTCTTTTCGAGCTCTGGCCAGATTGGTTATGATGCTAAACTCAAACCTCAAGAAGGGAAACAAGGCAGGGGATGTGGATTACTGGCGTGATCTCGCCGAGACCCTTGGGGAGTCCAATATACGCTATAAGCAAGTCATCGACATGCAGCGCAAAAGGATCGACACCCTGGAGCAGGATCTTCGCAACCTGGTCAACTTGGCCCGCGAGACACAACAATTGCTGGCCGAGATCGGAGCCGAGAAGAGGGCCAGCCAGGAACTTGGTCATGGCGAGCATGCCGACTAG
- the LOC119547366 gene encoding polypeptide N-acetylgalactosaminyltransferase 2, which yields MRRNIKLIVFVSIIWMFVMVYYFQSSTEKVENRALRLREVATAMQQYQDDSSSAAAASTARQWAPAGGGAGAGGGAGGGGGAGAAGSGADDPGGNVILIGSVKDFERNAVHGLKLNGIVALEETSQGLSGGTGGPGGRLPVAPSGRGTEVEYFNEAGYIRAGALRNGEDPYIRNRFNQEASDALPSNRDIPDTRNPMCRTKKYREDLPETSVIITFHNEARSTLLRTIVSVLNRSPEHLIREIVLVDDYSDHPEDGLELAKIDKVRVIRNEKREGLVRSRVKGADAAVSSVLTFLDSHVECNEMWLEPLLERVREDPTRVVCPVIDVISMDNFQYIGASADLRGGFDWNLIFKWEYLSPSERAMRHNDPTTAIRTPMIAGGLFVIDKAYFNKLGKYDMKMDVWGGENLEISFRVWQCGGSLEIIPCSRVGHVFRKRHPYTFPGGSGNVFARNTRRAAEVWMDDYKQHYYNAVPLAKNIPFGNIDDRLALKEKLHCKPFKWYLENVYPDLQAPDPQEIGQFRQDSTECLDTMGHLIDGTVGIFPCHNTGGNQEWVFSKRGEIKHDDLCLTLVTFARGSQVVLKACDDSENQRWIMREGGLVRHYKINVCLDSRDQSQQGVSAQHCNSALGTQRWSFGKFA from the exons GTGGAAAATCGAGCGCTGCGGCTACGTGAGGTGGCCACCGCCATGCAGCAGTACCAGGACGACTCCTCCTCGGCGGCGGCAGCCTCCACCGCCCGCCAGTGGGCGCCAGCTGgcggaggagcaggagcaggaggaggagccggaggaggaggaggagcggGAGCAGCCGGCAGCGGGGCCGACGATCCCGGTGGCAATGTCATCCTAATCGGGTCGGTAAAGGACTTCGAGCGCAATGCGGTCCACGGCCTCAAGTTGAATGGAATCGTGGCCCTAGAGGAGACATCACAG GGTCTCAGTGGAGGAACTGGAGGACCTGGTGGTCGATTACCAGTGGCTCCAAGTGGTCGAGGCACCGAGGTGGAATACTTTAATGAGGCGGGCTACATTCGAGCCGGAGCCCTGCGCAATGGCGAAGATCCCTATATCCGTAATCGCTTCAATCAGGAGGCCAGCGATGCCCTGCCCAGCAATCGTGATATACCAGACACCAGAAATCCCAT GTGCCGAACCAAGAAATACCGCGAAGATCTGCCCGAGACGAGTGTCATCATTACCTTCCACAACGAGGCGAGGTCCACTTTGCTGCGAACCATTGTGAGTGTCCTTAATCGCAGTCCCGAGCACTTGATACGCGAAATCGTCCTGGTAGATGACTACAGTGATCATC CTGAGGATGGTCTGGAGCTGGCAAAGATCGACAAGGTGCGGGTCATTCGCAACGAGAAGCGCGAGGGTCTGGTGAGGTCAAGGGTCAAGGGTGCGGATGCGGCCGTCAGCAGTGTCCTGACCTTCCTCGACAGCCACGTGGAGTGCAACGAGATGTGGCTGGAACCGCTTTTGGAACGCGTTCGCGAGGATCCCACCCGAGTTGTTTGTCCCGTCATCGATGTGATCAGCATGGACAACTTCCAGTACATTGGAGCCTCGGCCGATTTGCGAGGTGGGTTCGATTGGAATCTGATCTTCAAGTGGGAGTACCTCAGTCCCTCGGAGCGGGCGATGCGGCACAATGACCCCACCACGGCCATCCGGACCCCGATGATTGCCGGCGGGTTGTTCGTCATCGACAAGGCCTACTTCAACAAACTGGGCAAATACGACATGAAGATGGACGTGTGGGGCGGCGAGAATCTGGAGATCTCGTTCCGCGTGTGGCAGTGCGGCGGCAGCCTGGAAATCATTCCCTGCAGCCGGGTGGGTCACGTCTTCCGCAAACGGCATCCGTACACCTTCCCCGGAGGAAGTGGCAACGTCTTCGCCAGGAACACGCGACGTGCGGCGGAGGTTTGGATGGATGACTACAAGCAGCATTACTACAACGCCGTGCCCCTCGCCAAGAACATTCCCTTCGGCAA CATTGATGACCGTCTGGCTTTGAAGGAAAAATTGCATTGCAAGCCCTTCAAATGGTATCTGGAGAATGTCTATCCCGACCTGCAGGCCCCCGACCCACAGGAGATTGGCCAATTCCGACAGGATAGCACGGAGTGCTTGGACACGATGGGCCACTTAATCGACGGCACTGTGG GTATTTTCCCGTGCCACAACACGGGCGGCAATCAGGAGTGGGTCTTCTCGAAGCGTGGCGAAATAAAGCACGATGACCTCTGTCTGACCCTGGTGACCTTTGCCCGAGGGTCCCAGGTGGTCCTGAAGGCCTGCGACGACTCGGAGAACCAGCGGTGGATCATGCGAGAGGGCGGTCTGGTGCGGCACTACAAGATCAACGTGTGCCTGGACTCCAGGGATCAGTCGCAACAAGGAGTGAGTGCCCAGCACTGCAATTCGGCACTGGGAACGCAACGCTGGTCCTTCGGGAAGTTCGCGTGA